GCTGGACGTCGATCGTCATCGTGGCACTGGACGGCGCCTGAGGCTTTCCCAGTTCGGCGATCAGCTGCCTGCCGGAATCGGCCGACAACATGACGACTGGAATCTGCGGATAATTCGGCGTGTCGACACTCGCCATCTGTGTCAGGCGGACCGGGAGGTCGTCCCTGAAATTATCCGCCATCGCCGCGATCCGGCCGCGATTGCGATCTCCCAGACTTTGAACGATGATGACGCCGATCGCGCCTTCGTTTTCCAGTTTTTTGCCTTCGGTGGCATCGGCCGGGAATTCCGGATCATCGGAAACAATACGATCCTCGAGCTCGACGGCAATTTTGCCTTTCACTGCGGCGGCGCCGGGCCGGCCCTCGTCGATCAGTTCGAGGGGCGCACTCACTTCTCCGCTGACAGACCAGAGCTCCGGAATGAAATCCGTACGGGATTTCAAATTCATCTCCCCGCCCGCGGCGTCGCGGACGTGCAATTCATTTTTCGGTCCCAGGCGGGAAGAATAGATGTCGAAGTGCTGAAAATAGGTTCCGGCATCTCCTGAAGGCTTCAATCCATTTTTCTCAAAGATACCGGCGATGTAATCCGCAGCCATGTTCAATTCGGGTGTGCCGTTGCCGCGGCCTTTGAATTTTTCGGAAGCGAAATAGGTGAGTTTCTGCCGCAGGCCCTCGGCGCGAATCGATCCCACTCCGGTGGCAGCGGGAGCTTGAGCGGCGCCGGCAAAAATAAGCCACGCGAGAACGGGGCACACGGTCAGTACGGCAATTTTGTAGCGGAGCGAGAAACTACGACGTAATTCCACTATGCGCACCGTTTCTCACTCGCGAATCCTGAACCCAATGCAGAACCTCTTCCGGCGTATCGACCGTCTTTAAAATATCCAGGTCTTCGACCGCGATCATCTTTTCGCGCAGCAGGGTGTCGCCGACCCAGTCCAGCAAACCCTTCCAGTATTCTTTACCAACGAGGATAACCGGAAATGGTTTGATTTTCCGTGTCTGGATCAACGTGATCGCCTCGAACAATTCGTCCAGCGTCCCAAAGCCTCCAGGAAGAATGACGAAAGCGATAGAATATTTCACGAACATCACTTTCCGCACGAAGAAATATCGGAAATTCAGGAGCTTGTTGGCGAATATGTTGGGTTTCTGCTCCAGCGGCAGCTCGATGTTCAGGCCGACGGAGGTGGCCCCTGCTTCGGTGGCGCCCTTGTTGGCTGCTTCCATAACGCCCGGCCCGCCGCCGGTAATGACGGAGTAACCGTTCTTTGCGAGCAGGCTGGC
This genomic interval from Terriglobia bacterium contains the following:
- a CDS encoding M28 family peptidase, translated to MELRRSFSLRYKIAVLTVCPVLAWLIFAGAAQAPAATGVGSIRAEGLRQKLTYFASEKFKGRGNGTPELNMAADYIAGIFEKNGLKPSGDAGTYFQHFDIYSSRLGPKNELHVRDAAGGEMNLKSRTDFIPELWSVSGEVSAPLELIDEGRPGAAAVKGKIAVELEDRIVSDDPEFPADATEGKKLENEGAIGVIIVQSLGDRNRGRIAAMADNFRDDLPVRLTQMASVDTPNYPQIPVVMLSADSGRQLIAELGKPQAPSSATMTIDVQRNIHHTQNVVALVEGSDPTLKNEVLVVGAHYDHDGEAYGQIWYGADDNGSGTVALLEIAEAFGPGAPHPARSVLLCAWAGEEKGEFGSRFYTSHPVFPLNKTVAMFQMDMIGRNEEHAANRGQQVPEERASDNANSLNVLGTAFSPELKTLISRENSEVRLNLKFRYDFSAEDLMRRSDQWSFMQKGVPGIFFFTGLHPDYHTPRDTPDKINYPKLEKVTRLVYLSAVQLANAPSRPQFVHATSASPKAY
- a CDS encoding TIGR00730 family Rossman fold protein, yielding MKRNGIEEQYVIDDFTSKDTWRIFRIIAEFVEGFEMLAKIPPAVAIFGSARSLPGSVGYERAQEIASLLAKNGYSVITGGGPGVMEAANKGATEAGATSVGLNIELPLEQKPNIFANKLLNFRYFFVRKVMFVKYSIAFVILPGGFGTLDELFEAITLIQTRKIKPFPVILVGKEYWKGLLDWVGDTLLREKMIAVEDLDILKTVDTPEEVLHWVQDSRVRNGAHSGITS